From a region of the Pan paniscus chromosome 19, NHGRI_mPanPan1-v2.0_pri, whole genome shotgun sequence genome:
- the LOC103786057 gene encoding uncharacterized protein LOC103786057: MREPLIPPCKAASLSEQEQVRGECGMMTAQGILGPRGKSKLPVLPDLRLICRYTCSCREIPGVTSTPVPHSAGPQVTRFHSPFPPHISELSQTLHAPFQGSWPRPCHALSGPRAMVPNQLHPGTPCPAHVPHSCTMPAGTCPLFTGAPAAAEAGLNPGPALRDPTSCSSSTWPKPFMTVCLLPTSSMLTSPGTGGCIRARILEPA; this comes from the coding sequence ATGAGGGAGCCACTGATACCTCCCTGTAAGGCAGCCTCCCTGAGCGAGCAGGAGCAGGTCAGGGGTGAGTGTGGAATGATGACAGCCCAGGGCATCCTAGGCCCCCGGGGCAAGAGCAAGCTCCCTGTGCTTCCTGACCTCCGCCTCATTTGCAGATACACGTGCTCATGTCGGGAGATACCTGGAGTCACCTCAACTCCTGTCCCCCATTCCGCAGGTCCACAAGTCACCAGGTTCCATTCCCCTTTCCCTCCACATATCTCAGAGCTGTCACAGACTCTCCATGCCCCATTTCAGGGGTCTTGGCCCAGGCCTTGTCATGCCTTATCTGGACCAAGAGCAATGGTCCCCAACCAGCTCCACCCAGGTACCCCCTGCCCCGCCCATGTCCCCCACAGTTGCACCATGCCTGCTGGCACCTGCCCTCTCTTCACTGGTgctccagcagctgcagaggcagGGCTGAACCCTGGGCCCGCTCTCAGGGACCCCACCTCCTGCTCATCCTCCACATGGCCCAAGCCCTTCATGACTGTTTGCCTCTTGCCCACATCTTCCATGTTGACGTCGCCTGGGACTGGAGGATGCATCAGAGCACGGATCCTTGAGCCAGCTTAA